The DNA segment GGCCTGGAAAAAAAACAGGTCGCAGGATTCGATGTCGTCAGCCGGCCCGGAGGGCAGGACCAGGGCCGACATCTCCCCTCCCGGGGCCGGGCGAAGCTCCCAGGCCAGGGTCGGCGTCTCCCGGGTGGCCCAGTACCAGTCCTCCAGGAAGCTCAGCTGGACCAGGGCGGCGGCCGGTCCCACGATCCGGACATGGGTGTCGCGCCAATGCCCCAGGCGGGGATTTTGGCCGAGATATTCGTCCCCGACATTGTGCCCGCCGAGAAAGGCGGTGACGCCGTCGACCACCACGATCTTGCGGTGGTTGCGGAAATTGAGCTGCAGGCGGTTGCGCCAGCCAAGCGTGGTGTTAAACGGGGAGATTTTCACGCCGGCCCGGGTCAGGTCGGCAATGTAGCCGGGGTCCAGCTTGTGGCAGCCGATCTCGTCGTAGAGCACGCGTACCGACACCCCGGCCCTGGCCTGGGCGATAAGCCGGTCCTTGAGCCGGCGGCCGAGGACGTCGTCGCGGATGATGAAAAACTGGACCAGGACGTAGGACGTCGCCGCGTCGATGGCCGCGAAGATGGCCTCGAAGGTGGCCTCGCCGTCAATGAGCAGGCGCACGTCGTTGCCGGCGGTAAAGGGCAGTTCGGCCAGCCGCTCCAGGACCGGGAAAAGGCTTGGCAGACCCGGGGCGTGGCTGTCGGGGAAGGCCCGGCCGGCGTTTAATTCCGGGGCCATGGCATTGACGATGCGGTCGCCGGCCCGGCGCGAGGCCACGTAGCCCTGGAAGCGGTTGCGCCCGAGAATCCAGTACAGCGGCACAGCCACGTAGGGGAAGGTGATCATGGCCATGACCCAGGCCAGCGCCCCCTGGGACGACCGGGCGGTGAAAAGCGCCCGGGCAGCGGAAGCAACGCCGATAAGGTGGCACAGGCCAAGAATGACAAACAGCAAAGGCCCTCCCCGGCCGGCAGCGAGAAGACGCACAACGGCGTATTGTTCTTGACCGGCCTTTGCATCGTTCTATACGCACAGAACAGTTCCGGCAAGAAACGCCGTGATCCCACGCACCCCAACCGGAGACATCCATGCACGAACCGCTGATCAATCTGCCCTTGGCCGCCCCGGTCTACGCCGGCGCAACCCTGGTCGGGCACGTCGAACACGTCATTGTCGATCCCTCCCATGGCCGGGCCACCTGGCTTGTGGTGCGCGAAAAAGCCCTGCCCAACACCCTGCGTCTGGTTGCGGAGAAGTTCGTGACGACCAGGAACGAGGACGGTGTGCATCTGTCCTGCGATGCGGCCAAAGTGGCCGGCATGCGCGAATACGTGATTACCGACTACTACCCGCCGTCGTTTTTCCTGCATCTGGCTGCGGATGAAAAGTGCAAGCTGCCGCTGGCCCCGTCGAGCTGGACCGTGGAGCGTCCGGCCACGCCGCAAGGCTCCGTCGCCCTGACCGGGCACGAGGCGGTCTGGGCCACCGACGGCAAGGTCGGGAAACTCGACGGCGTCCACGTCGAGGCCCACACCGGCCGGGTGGTCGAGTTGCTGCTGCGCCAGGGCCATCTGTGGGGCGCACGCGAAGTGGCCATCCCGGCCGGGCTGGTGGCGGCCTATGAAGACGGCCTGGTGCGCCTGACCGTCGATACCGCCGCCGTCGGTGCGTTGCCGTCGGTGTAACGACGAGAGAGGGGGAGGCTGGAGGCAGGAGAAAGAAACGCGCCTCCGGCGGCCAAAGGGACTGAGTCCCTTTGGAATCCCCTCCTGGGGGGAGTTTGATTTGACCGAGTACGCCGTCAAATCGGCGGGCGGAAGTTCGGCAAGAGAAGATGGGAAAAGAGGCGGGGCCGTACCCTGCGGCGTTTGGCCTTGACGAGAACCGCGGTTGCTTTGGGCTCCTGGCCGCTTTCCACTGGTTGCGCCGCCGGCGCAACCGAACATCCGGCTCAACGGATGGGATAAAACGCAAAGCCGGCCCGTCTTCCCTGGTGGGGAGGACGGGCCGGCTTTTTGGGTGGCGTCGGGGCGTGTCTGCCAACCGGCCAGGGAGCGGCCAGCGCGCCGCCGGGGCGTTAGTGGACGCGCTTGCCCGGGGGCGGCGGGGCATCGGCCTGGCTGACGAAAAAGCCGCTGCTGTAGGCCATGGCCTCGCTGGCGCAGACCTTGACGGCGTCGAGTTCCAGGCCCAGCCGGCGGGTCAGCTCCGAGAGCCTGCCCCAGTCCGAGTCCTCGATGCACTCGGCCAGATCGAGCAGGGGCTGGTATTCGTTTTGCGAGTCCCGGCGCAGGGCGGACTTGAGCTTTTCATCCAGGGGCAGATGTTCGGCCACCTTGGCCATGGGCAGGCCCAGGATGGCGTCGAGCAGGGAAAAAAGTCCGAGCAAAAAGAGCGTGCTGGGATTGAAGTCCCAGAAGTCGTAGCGCATGGTCACCAGTTCCATGAGCCGGGCGCGCTGCAAGGACAGTTCGGCCAGCTCCCGGGGCATGTCGCCGCCCTGGGACATGTCGGCCAGAAGGACCGCCCGCAGCCAGTTGCGGATTTTGATGCTGCCAAGGACCATGATGGCCTGGCGGATGGACTGGATTTTTTGCGGAAACCCGAAGGCGGCGCTGTTTAGGTAGGACAAGAGCCGAAAGCTCACGGACACGTCGGCGGAAATGGCCTCGGCCAGGGCGTCCACGTCCGGGTCCTCGGACTCGATCAGGGTGAGCAGCTGGAACCGGCTCATCTGGTGGGAGGTGAGCTTTCGTTCGGCGATAATCTCGGGTTCCTTGAAGAAGCGGCCCTGGAAGAGGGTGAAGCCGGCGGCCTTGAGGCTTTCGAAATGGTCCA comes from the Desulfovibrio sp. TomC genome and includes:
- the cls gene encoding cardiolipin synthase gives rise to the protein MLFVILGLCHLIGVASAARALFTARSSQGALAWVMAMITFPYVAVPLYWILGRNRFQGYVASRRAGDRIVNAMAPELNAGRAFPDSHAPGLPSLFPVLERLAELPFTAGNDVRLLIDGEATFEAIFAAIDAATSYVLVQFFIIRDDVLGRRLKDRLIAQARAGVSVRVLYDEIGCHKLDPGYIADLTRAGVKISPFNTTLGWRNRLQLNFRNHRKIVVVDGVTAFLGGHNVGDEYLGQNPRLGHWRDTHVRIVGPAAALVQLSFLEDWYWATRETPTLAWELRPAPGGEMSALVLPSGPADDIESCDLFFFQAISAAKDRLWIVSPYFVPDREIVSALQLAVLRGVDVRVMLPQKADHHLVYLASFSYLTDLETLGVKFYRYQDGFLHQKVILVDDTMASVGTANCDNRSFRLNFEITLAVAHPGFIAAVEAMLRTDFARCVRATADDYTDRSFLFKTGVMMSRLFAPIL
- a CDS encoding EAL and HDOD domain-containing protein yields the protein MSESGQQSASPFFFTKQALFDVKRKLWGYEIQGGAEACTAPVCFADQEQLAGSLASTSYMGVQHAVERGKKVVAPFDEAGFLAQAPYALPPAHGVVKFTGRITQAKAVLDAASRLRSDGYSLAVDVGPAHPNLPELAELADLWCFDAGQEGDPAAIAARARKGGGKATLWASRVANLDHFESLKAAGFTLFQGRFFKEPEIIAERKLTSHQMSRFQLLTLIESEDPDVDALAEAISADVSVSFRLLSYLNSAAFGFPQKIQSIRQAIMVLGSIKIRNWLRAVLLADMSQGGDMPRELAELSLQRARLMELVTMRYDFWDFNPSTLFLLGLFSLLDAILGLPMAKVAEHLPLDEKLKSALRRDSQNEYQPLLDLAECIEDSDWGRLSELTRRLGLELDAVKVCASEAMAYSSGFFVSQADAPPPPGKRVH